A window of the Lentisphaera araneosa HTCC2155 genome harbors these coding sequences:
- a CDS encoding DUF4136 domain-containing protein: MKQLCLTLLFTLFLSSCSISPVKTSSDYDEFADFRLLRAYKWYEREKNPPGVDDLLHRRITRNIDQELNFDGYHPAKEGEAVHFLVNYVVVAKEMQEIRSVTSYSGYSPHYYGRHHYPSYHASNVELRNYRKGTIFIDILSAKTNKLIWRGVGTRRIPNNMDRLRRNEVVKETVNEVMKNFPPNPKDKPTKQN; this comes from the coding sequence ATGAAACAACTTTGCCTCACCCTTTTATTCACCCTCTTCTTATCTTCATGTAGTATCAGTCCCGTCAAAACTTCTAGTGATTATGATGAGTTCGCTGATTTCAGGCTTTTACGTGCTTACAAATGGTATGAACGCGAGAAAAACCCTCCTGGAGTTGATGACCTCCTTCACCGACGCATAACCCGCAATATCGACCAAGAACTCAACTTCGATGGCTATCATCCTGCCAAAGAAGGTGAGGCCGTTCACTTTCTCGTCAACTATGTCGTTGTTGCCAAAGAGATGCAGGAGATCCGCAGTGTGACTTCTTACTCGGGCTACTCCCCTCATTATTACGGACGTCATCATTACCCGAGTTATCACGCCAGCAACGTTGAGCTTCGCAATTATCGCAAAGGCACCATTTTCATCGACATCCTTTCTGCCAAAACTAACAAACTCATTTGGCGTGGTGTGGGAACTCGACGCATCCCCAATAACATGGATCGCTTACGCCGCAACGAAGTCGTGAAAGAGACCGTCAATGAAGTGATGAAAAACTTTCCTCCAAATCCCAAAGATAAGCCCACTAAGCAGAATTAA
- the kdsA gene encoding 3-deoxy-8-phosphooctulonate synthase, whose protein sequence is MSKVIEFNNISLANDKPFVLFGGLNVLENEADTLKVCEKYLSVCEELSIPYVFKASFDKANRSSVHSFRGVGLEKGMEIFKALKREFNNVPIITDVHEVEQCQPVADVVDVIQLPAFLARQTDLVVAMAKTNAVINIKKPQFLSPGQMKNIVEKFAEAGNEKTILCERGSCMGYDNLVVDMLGFRTMKQSTGGAPVIFDVTHSLQCRDPLGAASGGRREQVLELARSGMATRLAGLFLESHPNPEEAKCDGPSALPLDLLKPFLQQVKAIDDLVKSFEELEIK, encoded by the coding sequence ATGAGTAAAGTTATTGAGTTCAATAATATTAGCCTAGCTAATGATAAGCCCTTCGTTTTGTTTGGTGGTTTAAACGTTTTGGAAAACGAAGCGGACACCCTAAAAGTTTGTGAAAAGTACCTTTCGGTTTGTGAAGAATTAAGTATTCCTTACGTTTTTAAAGCGTCATTTGACAAAGCGAACCGTTCCTCGGTGCATAGCTTCCGTGGTGTCGGTCTCGAAAAGGGAATGGAAATTTTTAAGGCACTCAAACGCGAATTTAATAATGTGCCAATTATCACTGACGTTCACGAAGTTGAGCAATGTCAGCCGGTGGCTGATGTGGTTGATGTGATTCAGCTTCCAGCCTTTTTAGCGCGCCAGACTGATTTAGTTGTCGCTATGGCGAAAACGAACGCTGTGATTAACATTAAAAAACCTCAATTTCTTAGTCCTGGTCAAATGAAAAATATCGTTGAAAAATTTGCCGAAGCAGGAAATGAAAAAACGATTCTTTGTGAGCGCGGATCTTGCATGGGTTATGATAACTTAGTGGTAGATATGCTAGGTTTCAGAACAATGAAGCAGAGTACTGGCGGCGCTCCGGTGATCTTTGATGTAACTCATAGTCTGCAATGTCGCGATCCCCTCGGAGCGGCTTCTGGCGGTCGTCGTGAACAAGTGCTTGAACTCGCTCGTTCGGGCATGGCAACGCGCTTAGCGGGTCTCTTTTTAGAGTCTCATCCGAATCCAGAAGAAGCCAAGTGTGATGGTCCTTCGGCCTTACCACTCGATCTTCTTAAACCCTTCTTACAGCAAGTCAAAGCCATCGATGATTTGGTCAAAAGTTTTGAGGAATTGGAAATAAAATAA
- a CDS encoding Na-K-Cl cotransporter, with product MSTQNEVQTSVDSPTGKVDNGAQAELFGTFHGVLKPTLLTIIGVMLYIREGWLVGHAGLLGALGVIVLAYVITGTAALSISSITSNVRMEKGGVFTLVGQTLGLEIGGAIGIPLYFAQAMSAAMYLHGMKEGWLSLFPAERMQDTFMAPIVEAGIYESFMVVAFFFCAIGLTLISTRVAFKVQNLVMVFIVVALSSMFLGLSVHEWQTPQLIGDFADGNSFKSLFAVFFPAATGVMVGASMSGSLKDPRRSITKGTLGAWGISFVVYASVAVLAAFLVPTPELISNTTSLIDYARWPLLVQCGLIASCFTATLSSLAAAPRVLQALGEYRIVPRGDLLEQENKGEPRKALIYTGIKVFIVVLLGDLNAIAMILTMFFILAYFTINTVLCIEKSMNLISFRPVFSIPFLVPFLGSFCCLGAMFVINPLMSLVSLGIILAIYIILDRKKLEKPWETVHSGLFGIIANWAAKKVFRTGYFEQKRAWKPDLIMPVEKGSQLEGVSPILKAITYPQGSLQVVALSYEDKASTEQLRGVNQIVKDLNTKGIFATSSLVEARRFSGAVKTAVSVMRGSFFKPNVLFLPIEDRSDEELRDSALTAKSGRMSLVLMSLHQENVFGQQKSVNIWVRDQSPDWNLGLYMTNVDMLALTAYKIAGNWKGKICLCCAVSKEEYKRPTRKFFKNLTSLARLGSNVEIFVTDESFSNALHSVDKADLNIFGHSDELTKQAMEDLTKNLGTTCFFVRGSGIESIMA from the coding sequence ATGTCGACTCAGAACGAAGTACAGACTTCAGTTGATTCCCCAACGGGGAAGGTTGACAATGGGGCGCAAGCCGAACTCTTTGGGACTTTTCACGGTGTTCTGAAACCGACTTTACTGACGATTATTGGTGTGATGCTCTACATTCGTGAGGGCTGGCTTGTTGGCCATGCGGGCTTACTAGGAGCTCTTGGCGTCATTGTTCTAGCCTATGTGATTACCGGGACAGCGGCTTTATCTATTTCATCGATTACCAGTAATGTGCGTATGGAAAAAGGCGGTGTATTTACTTTAGTGGGGCAGACACTGGGCCTCGAGATTGGCGGTGCGATAGGGATCCCACTGTATTTTGCGCAGGCGATGTCGGCCGCGATGTACTTACACGGGATGAAAGAGGGCTGGTTATCCTTGTTCCCAGCAGAAAGAATGCAAGACACTTTTATGGCGCCGATTGTTGAAGCAGGAATCTACGAAAGCTTCATGGTAGTAGCTTTTTTCTTTTGTGCCATTGGGCTGACGCTCATCAGTACTCGGGTGGCTTTTAAGGTTCAGAATTTAGTCATGGTATTTATTGTTGTGGCCCTGAGCAGTATGTTTTTGGGCTTGAGTGTGCACGAATGGCAGACGCCGCAACTCATTGGCGATTTTGCCGATGGCAATAGCTTCAAATCCTTATTTGCTGTTTTCTTCCCTGCAGCCACAGGCGTCATGGTCGGGGCGAGTATGTCGGGGAGTTTAAAGGATCCGCGTAGAAGTATTACTAAGGGGACTTTGGGGGCTTGGGGGATTTCCTTTGTGGTTTACGCCTCAGTTGCAGTATTGGCCGCTTTTTTAGTTCCAACTCCAGAATTGATTAGCAACACCACCTCTTTGATTGATTATGCCCGCTGGCCTTTGCTCGTTCAGTGCGGCCTCATTGCCTCCTGTTTCACTGCGACTTTGAGTTCGCTAGCGGCGGCTCCAAGAGTTTTGCAGGCCTTGGGTGAATATCGCATTGTTCCGCGCGGTGATTTACTCGAGCAAGAAAATAAAGGCGAGCCTCGCAAAGCTTTGATTTACACGGGTATAAAAGTTTTTATTGTGGTTCTCTTGGGTGACTTGAATGCGATTGCCATGATTTTGACAATGTTTTTTATCTTAGCTTATTTCACCATCAATACGGTCCTATGCATCGAAAAGTCGATGAATTTGATTAGTTTTCGCCCCGTATTTTCGATCCCTTTCCTAGTACCTTTCTTAGGCTCTTTTTGTTGTCTTGGTGCGATGTTTGTGATTAATCCTCTTATGTCGCTCGTTTCCCTGGGGATTATTTTGGCGATTTACATTATTTTGGATCGAAAAAAACTGGAGAAGCCTTGGGAGACAGTGCACTCGGGACTGTTCGGAATTATTGCCAACTGGGCTGCCAAAAAAGTTTTCCGCACGGGGTACTTTGAACAGAAACGTGCTTGGAAACCCGACTTAATTATGCCGGTGGAAAAGGGTTCTCAACTCGAAGGTGTTTCGCCAATTTTAAAAGCCATCACTTACCCGCAAGGTTCACTGCAAGTGGTGGCCTTAAGTTATGAAGATAAGGCGAGTACTGAGCAGTTGCGCGGTGTCAATCAAATTGTTAAAGATCTCAACACGAAAGGGATTTTTGCCACCAGTTCACTTGTGGAAGCGCGGCGCTTTAGTGGTGCGGTGAAGACCGCAGTTTCAGTGATGCGTGGATCATTTTTTAAACCGAACGTTTTGTTTTTGCCAATCGAAGATCGCAGTGATGAAGAGCTGCGAGATTCGGCACTTACGGCTAAATCGGGCAGGATGTCCTTGGTCTTGATGAGCCTGCATCAAGAAAATGTTTTTGGACAGCAAAAGAGTGTTAATATTTGGGTGCGCGATCAATCGCCAGATTGGAATTTAGGTCTCTATATGACCAACGTCGATATGCTTGCATTGACGGCTTACAAAATTGCGGGCAACTGGAAGGGAAAAATTTGCCTCTGTTGCGCAGTTAGCAAAGAAGAGTATAAACGCCCCACGAGAAAGTTTTTCAAAAACCTCACTAGCTTAGCTCGTTTGGGCTCAAATGTGGAGATATTTGTCACAGATGAGAGCTTTTCAAATGCGCTTCATTCGGTTGATAAAGCTGACCTCAATATCTTCGGCCATAGCGATGAATTGACCAAGCAGGCCATGGAAGACCTGACCAAAAACTTAGGAACAACTTGCTTCTTTGTTAGAGGTTCCGGCATCGAAAGTATTATGGCTTAA
- the trpB gene encoding tryptophan synthase subunit beta, producing MNLFDYEDGREGYFGEYGGCFIPEILYSTVTELKDCFNDAKKDPKFWQEFVELMHNYSGRPTPVTYLKNLSEHLGGAQIYVKREDLNHTGSHKINNVMGQGLLCKRLGKKRIIAETGAGQHGFATATMSARMGFDCKVYMGAVDVARQRPNVFWMENLGAEVIAVTDGQQTLKDAINECMRDWVSNMEDTHYALGTACGPHPFPEIVSYFQSIVGKESREQLLANGAKLPDKVFACVGGGSNAMGIFQGFLNDDSVELVGVEAGGHGPGIGKHAARIAYPDATTGIAQGYKTKYLQNADGNMLDTHSVSAGLDYIGVSPILAHLADIGRVRFDAATDVEVTETLKLLMSIEGLIPALESTHAFVSAVKEAKTMNKDQVILVNQSGRGDKDIFTVAEALNDTKWKSFIKERADLYD from the coding sequence ATGAATCTCTTTGATTACGAAGACGGTCGCGAAGGTTACTTCGGCGAATATGGCGGCTGCTTCATACCCGAAATTCTCTACTCCACTGTAACGGAGCTCAAAGATTGCTTTAACGACGCAAAAAAAGACCCCAAATTCTGGCAGGAATTTGTCGAATTAATGCATAATTACTCGGGTCGCCCCACACCAGTCACCTACCTTAAAAATCTTTCCGAACACCTTGGCGGCGCACAGATTTATGTAAAGCGTGAAGACCTCAATCATACGGGATCCCACAAAATCAATAATGTCATGGGCCAAGGACTTCTCTGTAAACGTCTAGGTAAAAAACGTATTATTGCCGAAACAGGTGCTGGCCAGCATGGCTTCGCCACAGCAACCATGTCAGCTCGCATGGGATTTGATTGCAAGGTCTATATGGGTGCAGTCGATGTGGCACGCCAACGACCCAATGTTTTCTGGATGGAAAACCTTGGTGCGGAAGTTATTGCAGTGACTGATGGTCAACAAACTCTTAAAGATGCAATTAACGAATGCATGCGCGACTGGGTTTCAAATATGGAAGACACCCACTATGCTCTCGGAACTGCATGCGGCCCTCACCCCTTCCCCGAAATTGTTTCTTACTTCCAGAGTATTGTTGGTAAAGAATCACGTGAGCAGTTACTTGCAAATGGGGCAAAATTACCTGATAAAGTTTTTGCTTGTGTTGGTGGCGGATCAAATGCCATGGGCATATTTCAAGGCTTCTTAAATGATGATTCAGTTGAACTCGTCGGCGTCGAAGCTGGTGGTCATGGCCCGGGAATCGGCAAGCACGCAGCTCGAATTGCTTATCCAGATGCTACTACAGGTATTGCCCAAGGCTATAAAACTAAATACCTGCAAAACGCGGATGGCAACATGCTCGACACTCACTCCGTCTCTGCAGGACTCGATTATATCGGAGTCTCACCTATTCTTGCTCACTTAGCTGATATAGGCCGTGTGCGCTTTGATGCTGCGACTGATGTGGAAGTCACCGAGACACTCAAATTACTCATGTCGATAGAAGGCCTTATCCCTGCATTAGAAAGTACCCATGCTTTTGTTTCAGCCGTGAAAGAAGCCAAAACTATGAATAAAGATCAAGTCATTCTCGTCAATCAATCAGGACGTGGTGATAAAGATATCTTCACTGTTGCGGAAGCCTTAAACGACACAAAATGGAAATCATTTATTAAAGAAAGGGCTGATCTCTATGACTAA
- a CDS encoding B12-binding domain-containing radical SAM protein, with translation MKIAFVAMSGVRVQDEDLLREGLTLPGFVERSEVIASLPSLGLLTLAGLTPGYHEKAYFEVKQFEGIDFLSADFDLVVISSFSAQIFEAYDLAKACRIQGMKVIMGGLHVSLNPHEAMNHCDAICLGEGEILWAQILGDFEKDEVKKVYDASGQEYCLQNSPMPAYELLDPSFYNRLTIQTSRGCPHSCEFCAGSILLTSKYKQKPAEKILAELDRICELWDRPFIEFADDNSFVNKKFWRELLPEIQKRNIRWFTEADIAVGDDEDFLDLLFQSGCKELLIGLESPVLNGLDGIELRNNWKAKRIETYKENLLRIQQKGIRVNACFIIGLDSHDERIFDAVYDFCDECNVYDVQVTLPTPFPGTELYKRLKKSGRLLEDQAWDKCTLFDLNFEPIHFTYDELRDGFRGLVKRLYAKEFTNKRREHFKRQWKLARTV, from the coding sequence ATGAAAATTGCTTTTGTGGCGATGAGTGGGGTGCGAGTTCAAGATGAGGACTTGTTGCGCGAGGGCTTAACGCTTCCGGGTTTTGTGGAGCGTAGTGAAGTCATTGCCTCACTCCCCAGTTTAGGCTTGTTGACTTTGGCGGGGCTAACTCCAGGCTACCATGAGAAAGCCTATTTTGAGGTGAAACAATTTGAGGGCATAGATTTTCTCTCTGCTGATTTTGATCTAGTTGTGATTTCTTCTTTTAGCGCGCAAATTTTCGAAGCCTATGACTTGGCCAAGGCTTGTCGCATTCAGGGCATGAAGGTGATCATGGGAGGTCTTCACGTGAGTCTAAATCCTCATGAGGCGATGAATCATTGTGACGCCATATGTCTTGGTGAAGGAGAAATCCTATGGGCGCAGATTTTAGGCGACTTTGAAAAAGACGAAGTCAAAAAAGTTTACGATGCGTCAGGACAAGAATATTGTCTCCAGAACTCTCCAATGCCGGCCTATGAATTATTAGATCCAAGTTTTTATAATCGTCTCACCATTCAAACGAGTCGTGGCTGTCCGCATAGCTGTGAGTTTTGCGCAGGATCCATTTTACTAACGTCTAAGTACAAGCAGAAGCCAGCTGAGAAAATATTAGCTGAACTTGATAGGATATGTGAATTGTGGGATCGACCCTTTATTGAATTCGCCGATGATAATAGCTTTGTCAATAAAAAGTTTTGGAGAGAATTATTGCCCGAGATTCAAAAGCGCAATATTCGTTGGTTTACCGAGGCGGATATTGCAGTTGGCGATGATGAAGATTTTTTGGACTTGCTCTTTCAGTCAGGATGTAAGGAACTCTTGATTGGTTTAGAGAGTCCCGTTTTGAACGGTTTAGATGGAATCGAATTGCGCAATAATTGGAAAGCTAAAAGGATTGAGACATATAAAGAAAACCTTTTGCGAATCCAGCAAAAAGGCATCCGAGTGAATGCCTGCTTTATCATTGGTTTGGATTCACATGACGAAAGAATTTTTGACGCTGTTTATGATTTTTGCGATGAGTGCAATGTCTATGATGTACAAGTGACTTTACCGACGCCTTTTCCAGGGACGGAGCTCTACAAGCGACTAAAGAAATCAGGGCGATTACTAGAAGATCAAGCTTGGGATAAATGCACTTTATTTGACCTCAATTTTGAACCCATTCATTTTACTTACGATGAGTTAAGAGATGGGTTTCGAGGCTTGGTGAAGCGCCTTTATGCAAAGGAATTCACAAACAAGCGCCGAGAGCATTTTAAGCGTCAATGGAAGCTAGCGCGAACGGTTTAA
- the trpA gene encoding tryptophan synthase subunit alpha, with product MTNQLETFCRETAQEKDLMLMTHVVCGYPSFEENWRMLELMDENGADIVELQFPFSEPSADGPLFVKANQAAVEAGVTVHDCLSFMKKASERFSFKILMMGYLNTAWKMGYEKFTDALVEAGATGFILPDLPVEECEELHALAETKGLAPIMLMTPTTPTERLHKIAATAKGLIYVVARKGVTGTKTQMSTALEDFLSRCKEATDLPLAVGFGVSSKEDTDFLKGKADMAIVGTASLRAWEKGGEDELETFLKNLK from the coding sequence ATGACTAATCAACTCGAAACTTTTTGCCGCGAAACGGCTCAAGAAAAAGACCTCATGCTCATGACTCACGTGGTCTGTGGCTACCCCTCTTTTGAAGAAAACTGGCGCATGCTCGAACTTATGGATGAAAATGGTGCTGATATTGTGGAACTTCAATTCCCTTTTTCTGAACCATCAGCTGATGGCCCTCTCTTTGTAAAAGCGAACCAAGCCGCTGTTGAAGCTGGCGTGACCGTTCACGACTGTCTTTCATTCATGAAAAAAGCTAGCGAACGTTTTAGCTTCAAAATCTTGATGATGGGCTACCTCAATACTGCTTGGAAAATGGGTTATGAAAAATTCACCGACGCTCTTGTAGAAGCTGGTGCCACTGGCTTTATTCTTCCCGACCTTCCCGTTGAAGAATGTGAGGAACTCCATGCACTCGCAGAAACGAAAGGTCTCGCACCCATTATGCTCATGACTCCCACGACACCAACTGAACGTCTCCATAAAATTGCGGCAACCGCAAAAGGCCTCATTTACGTAGTCGCTCGCAAGGGAGTAACGGGCACAAAAACTCAAATGAGTACTGCGCTCGAAGATTTCCTTAGTCGCTGTAAAGAAGCCACTGACTTACCACTCGCGGTGGGTTTTGGCGTCTCTTCTAAAGAAGACACTGACTTCCTCAAGGGCAAAGCGGACATGGCCATTGTCGGTACCGCTTCACTCCGTGCTTGGGAAAAGGGTGGCGAAGACGAACTGGAAACCTTCCTCAAAAATTTAAAATGA
- a CDS encoding helix-turn-helix domain-containing protein, whose translation MAILKDYACISVDSRDQHLPMVPKFAEPFRQKKIRGVGIHEVKVPYEIQRVSAPWHIALITISGSARYSCKGRSGLIKENTIWIGPADTSYQYKATGDWKFISAALIKSNNREHIEGSITCKMMQNDVSHLVNAVEAYLSESTHCQDGMSQEARALASYISLCIDREIASDLENDYSRNALTLAKVWEEVNASPEASWSVSELAYKAKVSVRQFQRVMKKNYETTAEGMLTKIRMQRSQELLLSTDLTLDAIADRVGYSSVYSFSKAFKNYCSIPPGTFRTQNS comes from the coding sequence GTGGCCATCTTAAAAGACTACGCTTGTATTTCAGTTGATTCCCGCGATCAACATTTGCCCATGGTTCCCAAATTTGCCGAGCCTTTTCGTCAGAAAAAGATTCGCGGTGTTGGTATCCACGAAGTTAAAGTTCCCTATGAGATTCAACGAGTTTCAGCTCCTTGGCACATAGCACTGATCACAATTTCTGGCTCGGCGCGTTACAGTTGCAAAGGCAGAAGTGGCTTGATTAAAGAGAATACCATTTGGATTGGTCCAGCAGATACTTCCTATCAATACAAAGCCACGGGTGACTGGAAGTTTATATCGGCAGCGCTGATTAAGTCTAACAACCGCGAGCACATCGAAGGCTCAATTACATGTAAAATGATGCAAAATGATGTCAGTCACCTCGTCAATGCAGTGGAAGCCTATTTATCCGAGTCGACCCATTGCCAAGATGGCATGTCCCAGGAAGCACGAGCCCTGGCCTCATATATAAGTCTCTGTATAGATCGCGAGATTGCCTCTGATTTAGAAAATGATTATTCCCGCAATGCCCTCACCCTAGCAAAAGTCTGGGAAGAAGTGAATGCTTCTCCAGAAGCGAGCTGGAGTGTTTCGGAATTGGCCTATAAAGCGAAAGTGTCCGTGCGTCAATTTCAGCGCGTTATGAAAAAGAATTACGAAACCACTGCAGAAGGCATGCTCACTAAGATTCGCATGCAGCGTTCGCAAGAACTCTTGCTCTCCACTGACCTCACCCTCGATGCCATCGCCGATCGCGTGGGCTATAGCTCGGTCTACTCCTTCTCCAAAGCCTTCAAAAATTACTGCAGCATCCCACCCGGGACTTTCCGCACACAGAATAGTTAA
- a CDS encoding sulfatase, producing the protein MKQILISLFLFSFCLQAKSPNFIMIYFDDLGWADTAVEMIPGDAGSRSDFYQTPNIVKLAEGGMVFSSAYAPSPVCTPSRNSVQHGMTPARMLNAVLHSEAASKEYRGVITIPQALKKANPNYISAHFGKWHIPSLTPTKAGYEVTDGPTGNGEGDYLDDMRTHLPEDDPKRMVSLTDKTIKFIEDQNKADKPFFVQLSHYAVHIWHDSFAETREKYKKLAKSNRAEAHDYFPDSEITESMYKHNWIINYASMVDDMDAQLGRILERLDELKIADNTYVIITGDNGGGMRNNGRLSGSKGDLTEGGIRVPFIVRGPKVKANAYTSVPTAGWDILATFYDLAGGTEALPPEVEGGSLKNVLAKGDKASVERNLRDFVFYFPWYNGEPESALISGKYKILKNLDTKVVQLFDLSKDVSEGNDIANQMPEKTVEMEKTLDNYIKKVKAEDLMDLRIGYLDRMTKLWIPNTDREIIENKKLMEQGDARGKKEYERLTGYRKWMEGEIKFTVERAKMHGKDLSHYLKL; encoded by the coding sequence ATGAAACAAATTCTCATTAGTCTTTTTTTATTTAGCTTTTGCCTGCAGGCCAAGAGTCCCAATTTTATTATGATTTATTTTGATGATCTCGGCTGGGCCGATACTGCCGTCGAGATGATTCCTGGGGATGCGGGCAGTCGCAGTGATTTCTATCAAACTCCCAACATCGTTAAACTCGCCGAGGGTGGCATGGTGTTTTCGAGTGCCTATGCACCTTCACCCGTGTGTACGCCTTCTCGCAATAGTGTGCAGCATGGGATGACCCCAGCTCGCATGCTCAATGCAGTGCTTCACTCAGAAGCCGCATCGAAAGAATATCGTGGAGTGATCACTATTCCGCAGGCCTTAAAAAAGGCTAACCCCAATTACATAAGTGCCCATTTCGGCAAGTGGCACATTCCTTCATTGACCCCTACAAAGGCGGGTTATGAAGTCACTGATGGACCGACGGGCAATGGTGAAGGCGATTATTTGGATGATATGAGAACGCATCTTCCTGAAGATGACCCCAAGCGCATGGTGTCCTTAACTGATAAAACGATTAAGTTCATTGAAGATCAAAATAAAGCGGATAAGCCTTTCTTCGTACAGCTCTCACATTACGCAGTTCATATTTGGCATGATTCATTTGCTGAGACGCGTGAAAAATATAAAAAATTAGCTAAATCAAATCGAGCGGAAGCACACGATTATTTCCCCGATTCAGAAATCACCGAGAGTATGTATAAGCACAATTGGATTATTAACTATGCTTCTATGGTAGATGATATGGACGCACAATTAGGTCGTATTCTCGAGCGTTTGGATGAATTGAAAATCGCGGATAATACCTATGTGATCATCACTGGTGATAATGGTGGCGGAATGAGAAATAACGGGCGCTTATCGGGCTCAAAAGGAGACTTGACTGAGGGCGGGATTCGCGTTCCCTTTATTGTTAGAGGGCCAAAAGTAAAAGCGAATGCCTACACTTCAGTACCCACTGCGGGTTGGGATATCCTCGCGACTTTTTATGATCTTGCAGGAGGTACAGAAGCTTTGCCGCCAGAAGTTGAAGGTGGAAGTTTAAAGAATGTATTAGCGAAAGGAGATAAGGCCTCAGTAGAGCGTAATCTACGCGACTTCGTCTTTTATTTCCCTTGGTATAATGGTGAGCCCGAGAGTGCGTTGATCTCAGGGAAGTACAAAATTCTCAAGAATCTCGATACTAAAGTCGTGCAGCTCTTTGACCTCAGTAAAGATGTTTCAGAAGGCAATGATATTGCCAATCAAATGCCTGAGAAAACAGTTGAAATGGAAAAGACACTGGATAATTACATCAAAAAAGTAAAGGCAGAAGATCTCATGGATTTGCGCATTGGTTACCTTGATCGCATGACCAAGTTATGGATCCCCAATACGGATAGAGAAATTATTGAGAACAAGAAGCTCATGGAGCAGGGCGATGCGCGTGGTAAAAAGGAATACGAACGCCTAACGGGTTACCGTAAATGGATGGAAGGCGAAATTAAATTCACTGTCGAACGTGCGAAAATGCACGGTAAAGATCTAAGTCATTATTTAAAACTCTAG